Genomic segment of Euwallacea fornicatus isolate EFF26 chromosome 11, ASM4011564v1, whole genome shotgun sequence:
GCAATAATTGTCAGTTGTGAAATTTCGACAAATATGTTGTTAAatgcagaagaaaaattacatttttttagttaaaaattattttaaaattaacttgtcatacattatttaattacgaaaaatattttctatcaaaaatataaaaaaatatggagttccatttgaaattctaAAGTTGACACCTGAAGCAAAAgaagttgagttaaaaaaacaactttgacATTACTTAGTAGTCTGAAAAATATCatgttatttgatttttagtccATGAAAATCTGTTTATAAATAACTGAGCTATAATTTCCCCCGTTTTTTGATTAATCTTCTATGATGGCGTTGTTATCTGAGGTACGCTGAGAAGTTGTACCAAAAAATCAAGTAAATCGATTTGTAGAGGAGGAAAATGACgatgaaaatagttttcacATAATCTCTTGACATAAAATCAGAATGCTACAAAAATTGCATTGTGAAAATTCGTCTTTTCGGAAATAAtcagtatttaaaatgttttcttgtCTAGAATTATTTTCCAGGGATTGCGTTATCACGGTTCGATTCTCGCTGCCGAACAATTGGTCGGTGAATAATGgtgcatttaaatttaaatcgaatatATGTTGCAAACCAACGTTTACATTTCATATTAATATTCATCCAGCGGACcgtaaaaaactaaaaaatatattgagatTGGTGTAAACATTAACTCTGTTCCAataagaatttataaaaaatttaacttgaaatgTACTGTTCATATCTTTGGCTGTTTGCCAATTTACAATCAGCTTACCCCTCTCTATTAGAACAAATGTATgttaatcattttttccagAGGCGAGTAGATCAATATTAATCTGAAAGCAAGTTTACTGTAAAACAGAGTCGTATGGCTAATTCTTCTTTACTTAGTAAATACAAACGAGttaataatttcttcattGATTTACTCTGCAGCGTAGTTTATTGCACCCAAAGATTGAACAACCTCAGTAGAATATGTAAGAATTGGCTAAATCCATATTAACTATGTTACAATATTGATCCAAAGAAAGTACTTTCACGGATTTGTTGATTTATTGAGAAGCAAGTATCGAATCGTGAAAACTCgtcgaaaaaagtttttttgttatagtGAGTTTAACTAAAGTTGTTCAAGAGAAGCGAACTGTGTTAACGTGATTTTACTGTGGCAAGTACAACGCTAGAttaagtatatatatatatatgtattaatttttgtgttgCAACAGAAGACCttcgttttttaacaaatttgctgaTTATAGAATTCCACATGCACTCTTTCTGTTGCAGTTACATTCGGAGACCCACTTGAACATGCCACCGGATTAGAAAAACGAGAAATGTTAGCCAAGGTAGCTGGCAATTCAAATCCATTCGATACCAAGGTATTCAAGAAAGGGCCGGGAACCAGGACCCAACCAACCGAAATCCCTTCAGCTTACTCCGCGAGAATTGTTGGCTGCACTTGCGATGAAGAAGCAACGAGTATTAGTTTTATGTGGCTGCACATGGGAGAGCCCAAAAGATGCGAATGCGGTCACTGGTACAAGTTGGTTCACAAGGCACCTGTTTAAAGCTCTGCTTGTTAATTAGATCCGTCATTTGCGCATTAGTATGTAAATATAAACGTTCCGAATGGAAGTACcgtgtttcatttttttcatggaattttattgttaagaaAACAATGAGTCCTGGTACTGGTGTACTTGAATCATCCCATAAGAATGGCATAACTGTCTCCAAATGTGGCagatgaaattaatttcgcaATGCTATTCAAATGGGATGATCTGAGTATTAGTTGTGATTCAATTGGGACCTGTTTCGAAAACGATCATCGTATGTGAGGGGGTTGCAACAGCTGATAAGAGTATAAAATTATGCTGGAGTGCAGACCGCAAATTTGTGTTAAGGTTAATGTAATGTATTGCTTTTTGGtatagtttttcaaaattatccaAAACTGCTagtaacaatgaaaaaagaaagattttttttcaaaagtcgtatgtttatggaaaaagtaaaatatggTCGTATTTCGATAGCCCGACAACGTTAAAAATTGCTAGGAGAACTGTCGCCCAAGGCAAAGCGTCTATAACAGAttccatgaaattttgaaaaataaatgaccaATGATGATTCGTCATCATTTGCAGTTTCATTGGGAAGTCCGTCAGTGGTACAACACGCTGCCAACCTCCAATCACAAACTGTGCTATCTAAAACCCCATCGCCTACAGTGAAGGGCGACGATAATCCTTTCGATGTAAAAGTAATGAAGAAAGGGCCGGGAACCAAAGGCGAACCCACGGAAATTCCTTCTGCTTTCGACGCCAGGCTGATTGGATGCATTTGCGAAGATGAGTCTACGAGCATCAGTTGGATGTGGCTGCATAAAGGAGAACCGAGGAGTTGTGAATGTGGACATTGGTACAAATTAGTGCACAAAGCTCCGCTGTAAGCGGTCAAAGAGACCTGAATATCATTCTTAGCTTTTAGGGTATCTATATGTAATAACAGATTGTGGTAggaatctttttttaaaatcctttattgttattttttgtaaaaggTGATTATTTCTGAAACTTTAAGTTATCTGTATACACCATAATGTCAAGAATTTTTACAAGTTTGCATTTCATATATTGAGTGACTTCTCATCtctatttgaatttaaaagtttgTAATGTAGAATTCAAGTTTCACAGTTTGTTCAAACTTTTAATTGTCGTTAATAAAAGAATGAACATTATCAGTTTGGTTGAAGAGAAGcccctaagttatcgagcataattattaaatagttttttttatatcaaagcCAAAAGTCAAACATCTACCCAAAGAGGCACCGACACAATTTGTCGGTTCCAGTCTTTGCCCTTGCAGTTTTGAGCAACCACTCCAATTTCTTTATGAGCATCATCttgaatattgatatttttgaattcaaccTTTTTTTCTGATTAGGAGGATGTATGATATATTAAGTTTCAGTATTGACGAAGTTTTGTCTCAGAAATGAACATCCTGGACAGGATGACTCTAAAAgacctgtacaaaattcttcCACAGATTTTTGAAgagaaaacaaacatttacTTCAATTGAAAAGTGGAAGGTTCTAAAAATACAGGACGTCAAagtaaatattacaaaaaggaaaagaaatgACTTCGTTTGTAATGGTACTACCTAAACAAAATGGCATATCGGAGGGTTTTTTAGGAGCACGAAATTAGAAtcaatttacattttcgatgcagtTTTTAAAGAGCGGCGTCAGAGCTAGGTGAACTCtgtttaaaagggcataacttttttaacatcccgtataacatttattaatgcctaaatttgtgttttgctacatgttttaggaaaaaagtaTCGTGGCACAAGGTCCTACGGACATCccattttgagatatttgaagttgaaagttcgctgcatgttataaaaaataacattaaaatacaTAAACAGTTCAacgaaataaataacaaaaaatcggtatagtcaaataaaaacatgaatataagaaaaaaaatggaatattaattgaatgccttgttttttttttgtttcaactgtacgaataaatatacactttaaagtacattttcaagacatgcagcgaactttaaacttcaaatatttcaaaaagaaatgcCCGTAAGGACTTGTATTAAGGTACCTTTTGTTCATAGACCATGTGAAAAAATTCCTATTTagacacaaataaattttatacaagacgataaaaacattttttattaaattttttttttcctttcgttaattttcatattgttCTGTATTATTAAAACCGTCCATTTTCGGACTAAGGTAAAGTGGGTTACATCGTCATGTTTTCGTCTCAGAAATCTGCAGTAAAATTTCGTACAGACCTTTTAaatacactctgtatatcagTTATCTTTAAATCGGGACGTCTAATACTCTTTATGAAGAccgtttttcgaaaatgcctACCGGTAGCACAATCGTATTCATATTACTCTTGATAAATccaaatgtttatttgaaaatgcttaatttaattaaaatgacacaaaacacGTGTTAGTAGACGTTGTTGATATTGACATTGACAGAACCCTTTTGATCGTTGTTATGAGTGTTGCCTAAGCCTTCGGTCGCCTCCTTTTATTCTTGAGTTTTTCaaggtatttatttatacttttcatttccttaaaaatataatactttCGGctagaatatttcaaattacttGTCAGAATTGTTTTAGAAggtgcatatttttaattaggcATAAAAGGTTTAGTGGATGACCAGCCAGTTTTGAGATAAAATCCGATTTTTAGTAGTTGTGATGTGCAGTTCTTGTTCAAATTGGGataacaatttatatttttggtgAAAATTAAGTGTTGGTGTCTGTAATTTTAAACTTGTTACAAAACAGcacctgtatattttaattccaagtcattatttatttacttgtcATTTAATCTCGTATAAATAAAGTGCGATCTTGTTAGGGACGAAGCCCAAGCACCAGCATGTTATAAATCATATTTCCAGGGTTCTCTTTCATTAATGGAAAAGTAGCAATTTAGCAGCGATTATTCAAGTTAGGCCAACATATTATGAAATAACTCAGTTTGCATGCTTAGTCAGTTTTAATGGTTCTAATGTTTTTCAGATGTcttcgaaaataataaaagctgGAGGTGGTGAGCCAGATCAATTCGAGACTCAAGTCTCGCAGGCGCTCCTTGAGTTGGAGATGAATTCTGATTTGAAAGCTCAGCTCCGGGAACTGCACATAACAAAAGCTAGGGAGATTGAATTAAACAACAAGAAGgtatatatataaatgaaCTATCTGAATCAAGTAATGTCCATAAAAATGCCTGTCTTTGTTTCagtcaataattatttacgtcCCTATCCCCAAGCTTAAACAGTTCCAAAAAATCCAGACTAGGTTAGTAAGGGAACTGGAGAAGAAATTCAGTGGAAAGCATGTAGTGTTCGTTGGTGAACGTAAGATTCTCCCCAAACCTACCAGGAAAACCAGAATGAAAAACAAGCAAAAGCGTCCCCGCTCTAGAACCTTGACTGCAGTGTATGATGCCATTTTGGAAGATTTGGTATATCCTGCTGAAATTGTTGGAAAGAGAATTAGGGTCAAGCTGGATGGATCTTCCCTTATGAAGGTTCATTTAGACAAGAACCAGCAGACCACAATTGAACATAAGGTGAGttgtaaaacaaataatgtttataTCTATGATAatcttataataattattcttgaatGTGATTAAATCAAGTTGATGGTTGaaactaaaatgaaaatagacACTAGTAGTAAAATATAACCTGACTAGTTTCCTGCCAAAAGGGATATAATTGTTTCTGAAGTGAATGGTCTTCCTTCAtataaacatgttttaattttggatGTGATGTAATTAGTCTCTAAACTTCCCTGAAGAAACATTCCCCTTCAGAGTTATGATttaccattattatttttagttactcAGAGCTCTTTATGATActtattttagtaaaataaagCTGGTAATATGTATTGTGTTTACTGTGGAATTGacaactgaaaaatattaagcTACATCTGacacatttttgttttggcttaaaagttacattatttctaaataaacatGAAATTGCACACAAAAACGATACATTTAGTGCATATTTAATGAGGTTTTACGAGGCTTAACCATTTAAGGACTTTGGCAAGCGTGTACCGGATCTTAAACTGGACACTCTTTTAAACTTgtaaattacattaattactattttatttcagGTGGACACTTTCGCCTCTGTTTACAAGAAGCTGACAGGAAGGGAGGTGACTTTTGAGTTCCCTGAACCGTATTTGTAAGAAATGGTTTAGCAATTACACATGTTAAAAATTGGCTAGGAttgtttttttaccatttttatttctattttactCCATATTAATGGTTCAACTACAAATTATTTTAGGTTGATAAAAAATTGCCCTGCAGCAAATAAACAAAGCATATTTACTacctttttatttgtttaagatGGTGGTTTAGTAGTttacattcaaatttattcctacattttttcaatactaCATCGATGATATTTGCGAgggaaatacaaaaaataatacatttgcaGAACATGAAATTAGCTAATCACTATCATCGGTAGGCATATATTTAATCCTTTTCCGTTTCGCACGCAAAGAATTAGATTTAGCAGATTTCTTCCTtctcttcttttcttttaactgCAGTTCCAAAAGGTCTAATTGTGAAAGCTGGCTTTGCTCGGTGACAACGTCTTCATCTTCTTCCACACAGAAGGAATCCTTAAAGAGTTAAAGTAACAGTTCAGATTAGTTTCCAACTTTCTCATTAGGTACTTACGTTTACATATTCATTATCCTCTTGGATTGGATACTGAGAGTAAACGTCTGCTACATTTACAACTGGTGGTCGCCTTTGAAGAGTTTTGCGATGTGCGGGActtctaaattaaaatgcCAAGAATTTTGTTATTCGTTCGTTTTCTCATTATGTGTCTGTTCTAACCTTATCGATCTCAAGTATACTGCATGCATTTGGGTATCACAATTCAAAGTCTTGTCATGAACAAAGCTTCTGTCGTAAATATCAGGCCCCGTTTCCTCTTCGTCCTCTGACACAACGACGTTCTCTTCATCCGAAACCACTGCTTCCAGGCACAGGAATGCTTTAGCTTGCTAAACATGTAACAGTAActcagtaattttttaaatttttgtttatactgcgtgaaaaaaatatagcaaacgatcattaaaaaactcaccttTTTAGCCTCCTTTACTTCCAGTTTCCTTCTTCCTACATGACGCCTTTCGGCAAAACTTGTAACAGCCGGCGAAAGCGGACTTTGTATCACCTTCGCCTTTGAACTCCATTTAACATcatcaattgaaaaatcttCAAGCGAATCATCTGATGAAACATGTTTCTGAATGCTCTTACTTGATCCAGGAacatctttaaatttatttggaaacGCAAATGAGTTGTTTTGACGAGCTTCTTTCGAAGTCGAAGGGGAGTTCATAATCTTTTGTTTGATTGGCCGCAATAAGTTCGGGGAGTTTGAACACCCCTTTTTAATTGCggtttcagattttttccgAGCGCTTTTTTGCGAAACGATACTCGTGAGGAAACTGTCATCATCACTGTCATAGTGAGTTAGATCTATAAAATTCACGTTGCCCGGCTTATTTAAACTCTCTTCGGTGTGTGGGTTACCAGATTCCATACCTGTGGGTTTCAGGAGAACTTCTACCATCTGAGTTACTGTCACTGACTCAtttaatgaacattttttacgCTTTTCAACGATGTTACACGGCTGCTCAGGCTTACGAAAGTCTGACAATCCGAAGAACGACAAATCACACAATTCGCTGATGTCATGAGGTGATTTGATTGGTGATGATTTTGTTTGATTGTTCACTTCAACTTCTAACTCAGACTGACCACATGACCTCAATATTTTCCTTGGGGTTTCACACAGATTAACTACATGATTTGGCATATCGTCTTCCAGTGGAAAATCACACATCGCAACGTCGAGTAGATGAGCGTCTGGCGAGTATATAACAGTATCTTGCGAACTATTAGGGGACTTATCGCTCGAGAATATATCACAGTACGATTTAAGATTAAAGAATTCTAGCAAGGCAGTTTCGGTGATCTCTTGGTCAGTATCCAAATCAAGCCTAAAGAAGTCCAGCAATTTTTCATTCGTAATCTCTTGAGCCTTGTTACTCTCTTCACAAACAGATTGGGCACCCGATTGACTGTCACAATTGCCGTGActaattttgcttaaaacatTGGAATAGCTTTTAGGGGCTTCAAAATAAGACATATTTGAACTCGCAGGCTTATCGACCTCACAACTTTCAATGGGGGTCGAACTGTCTGAATCGACCATTTCTTTATCAAATCCAAAGTAAAAATTACAGTCTATTGTGGCGATGAAGTCTTCAATATTAtctaaagtaattttatttacgacaGCTTCGCTAGGTATTGAAATGGAAGCTTCAAATTCATCGCTGGTTTTCTGCTGAGGGGGCTCAAGTGCGAATTGTGAGCAGTCGAAGTTTTTAGGGCAAATTGCACACCGAAAGAGATTGGTTGTTATGTCTGCCATCAAATAATTGGACAGCATTTTAAAGAGATTGTCAGATGAGCATGATATTGGCAAGAAAGTTGTATCGTCTTTTCGAATCTGTGAGTTTGCTCGAGAAGTAAGTTGCGATGGACGGGGGCCGataactaaaaaaagaaaaaaatcacattttaaaattaaacagatCTACACAGAAGTCAGAAGCTCATTGAAGATGATACTTACCAATTTCAGTGGCAGTATTGTTactttttccacttttgaacaTATTTCTAATATCACCCTGCTTTAGAAGTTTCCCTCTAATGTCCCTTGCCTTGACTGCACCTTGAGCTGCGATAGGAATATTAAAACGTTTCGAATCGGCATAATATAAAAGATCAGCAAGGTTTTGGCTTCGCACGGAGTGTCCAATGTGATTAAACTTCTGGAGTGTCCTCATTTTATCAATGTGCTTATTAAAGATCAAATTGGGGCTTTCCGACTTAGTTGGAGCACTATCTAAAACAAGCCACCATTGAAGTGTAAAAATGAATAGAgagttttgattaaattaatcTCAACTCATTTTTGGTGCAGCaggaatgtaaaaaaaaattccttacaTGAGAAAAACTTCATCTTGGTCTCAGGAATTCTGTCTTCAAACTTGCACTCTTTATAACCTTCGATGCAGGTTATTTTTGATGAGTTGAATGAGCACTTTGctaatttttcctaaaaaattaaatactaatCCTACCGTAACGATTACTACGTGCTATTGTATTAAAGAACGTatggttcaatttttaattgagatagtgataaataaaattaaaaactcacAGCGATGGTCTCCTTTTTCTCGGTCGGAACGGTTATAAACATCTTCACGCATCGAGGTTCTATGTGGTTAGGGATTAATCTGGGACTATAGGAATGCAGGGCGTTTTTGAGTTGAACTGATCCGAGTACGTAGGTGGATATGTTATTCTTGTGCATTAGACAGTCCTTCAGCGTTTGCTGTTCTCTGCCTTCTGTGACTAGGACCAATATGTTGCCCGCTCGTTTTCGTCCAGTTCTTCCCATTCTTTGAACCATGCGAATGGGCGATTTACTTGATATGTCGAAACATATTATTAGGTCCACTTCACCGACATCCAGTCCTTCTTCGCCGATGCAGGTGGATAAAAGAGTATTGCATTTTCCATCTCTAAATGCCTTTACAACCTGTAGGAGAACGTTGAATTACAAAACATTAAACATTGCAATTGGTCAGTGACGTATTGATTACATTTAAGCAGCCATAAAGATGAGACTTTTGCGTTGAAAGCAACATTACATACAGACGACAAATAATACGGTACGGTGAGATgatcaaattgaaaatgtacTCACTCCTAGCTGCGTCTTTTGCGTAATTCCCGAGCCCTTCCCGAGGAAAATCTTTGCCTTAACGAGTGGTCTTGATTGAAGCAGAAGCGTATGTGCTTCTATAACGGATTCTCTATATTCAAAGAATACTATCACACGTGTATCTTTCTTCCCTTCATCTGAGAAGTGTGCCGTTAGAATTTCTCGTAGTTTGTAATGTTTTGGATGACCGAATTTGATATTGTTTGGTATCTGAAAATTTTGGCTATTGTGGTCAGACAATAATCTTGTTCCTTACACCCCTACCTCTGGATATGTTCCGTCgggcaaaatttcaatattgggAATGGGGCCTAAATAGTTCCTCACATTCTCTAATATCGCTCTTAATTGTGTGTTTCCTCTAAGTAATGGTTTTTCAATATGCtctgaaaatttagaaatgctGTCATTTTGTGATaagacaaattttttattcaacaaaGTGTATCTTCAAAATCGTTCTTCGATTTAATTACATGAACACTTACCATcaaaaaacgacaaaaaatttctcaatccATGTTTAATCAATAGTTCAAGAGCGTGATACAAGGTGACACATATGTTGAGGCATCTCATTATTTCTGAGTAATTTGAAGAACTAAAAAAAGATGCAGATAAAATCTTTTGAATACCTCCTTCTAACAGAGATCCTCTCCTGAAAGACAATGTATACTggcaaaagaaaaatgtctGTCATAATTCCCAATGCATAATGCTGTCTAATTAAGTTCAATATTTCCTGCGTTCGtgggaattttaatttttctcttgggtttttacataaatattgagttttgtaataattatttcaattgaaCTTACTTGGAACCTCTATTCTTGTTTTGAAAATCCttcattaatataaatattttgccttTAGTTAAAGATCCGCAATTTCCTTGTATCACATTGTACTTTAGTAGGGTCCTGGCGTAGTATTCAACTATCTGCATCAGAAAATAAATGTCAACGAAGAACAAATACCTTTTTTGTCctgtttctaaataaattataataatatatttataagccattcattaaatttctcatCAAGGGTCGTCTGATTTACGTTTAATTGATAGAAATCTCCTATTACATAAGTAAAAGCAGATTCTTcagtaaaaaatacataaacacCGTATGACTATTTTCGGGTAACCTGTATTGTAACCTTGGAAAATGatttgaaggaatttggaCTATCACTACAAGTTACTCCAAGAATATTTACTTGCTATCGTCTCACAGAAAATCTGATTCGGATTTCGGAATATATTTACtgtcaaataaaagaaacaaattcGCTCTTAAGTTGTCTTCAAAATTATGCCTTAAGGAAAAGGTTTCATGCTAAAATTGTATAAAACTGACCACTTCGAATAGAAATTGGAATATAGTAAATAAGaatatttacctttaaatATTCGTCTCTAACTTCAACGAGCTTATCATCAAGGTGAACTACTAGAGTTTCCAGAGAACGCTGGAAAACATATTTCATCACGTCAAGGCTTTCTTCCGTTCTGAATTCAAGGTGggatattaacaaattttgtgcgACCTACAAAATGCAACCCTATTTATCTTGATCAATatcaagttaattaaaatattaattaagttcTATGaatgcataaaatttaatctttaaaGTTGAAGGCAATTAGGGgtcaattttactaaattattCCCGCCGCGCTATGAAAACTTACTTCTATAACATCCTTGACACTGCCTCCGGGGGTTGCACTTAGTGCTAGAACCCGGAA
This window contains:
- the RpS7 gene encoding small ribosomal subunit protein eS7, with the translated sequence MSSKIIKAGGGEPDQFETQVSQALLELEMNSDLKAQLRELHITKAREIELNNKKSIIIYVPIPKLKQFQKIQTRLVRELEKKFSGKHVVFVGERKILPKPTRKTRMKNKQKRPRSRTLTAVYDAILEDLVYPAEIVGKRIRVKLDGSSLMKVHLDKNQQTTIEHKVDTFASVYKKLTGREVTFEFPEPYL
- the LOC136342258 gene encoding cytochrome c oxidase subunit 5B, mitochondrial-like isoform X1, whose amino-acid sequence is MASFCRIVATAARKNVWSPAVRCASSSVKVSLGSPSVVQHAANLQSQTVLSKTPSPTVKGDDNPFDVKVMKKGPGTKGEPTEIPSAFDARLIGCICEDESTSISWMWLHKGEPRSCECGHWYKLVHKAPL
- the Fancm gene encoding DEAD-box ATP-dependent DNA helicase Fancm isoform X2, which produces MKYVFQRSLETLVVHLDDKLVEVRDEYLKIVEYYARTLLKYNVIQGNCGSLTKGKIFILMKDFQNKNRGSNSSNYSEIMRCLNICVTLYHALELLIKHGLRNFLSFFDEHIEKPLLRGNTQLRAILENVRNYLGPIPNIEILPDGTYPEIPNNIKFGHPKHYKLREILTAHFSDEGKKDTRVIVFFEYRESVIEAHTLLLQSRPLVKAKIFLGKGSGITQKTQLGVVKAFRDGKCNTLLSTCIGEEGLDVGEVDLIICFDISSKSPIRMVQRMGRTGRKRAGNILVLVTEGREQQTLKDCLMHKNNISTYVLGSVQLKNALHSYSPRLIPNHIEPRCVKMFITVPTEKKETIAEKLAKCSFNSSKITCIEGYKECKFEDRIPETKMKFFSYSAPTKSESPNLIFNKHIDKMRTLQKFNHIGHSVRSQNLADLLYYADSKRFNIPIAAQGAVKARDIRGKLLKQGDIRNMFKSGKSNNTATEIVIGPRPSQLTSRANSQIRKDDTTFLPISCSSDNLFKMLSNYLMADITTNLFRCAICPKNFDCSQFALEPPQQKTSDEFEASISIPSEAVVNKITLDNIEDFIATIDCNFYFGFDKEMVDSDSSTPIESCEVDKPASSNMSYFEAPKSYSNVLSKISHGNCDSQSGAQSVCEESNKAQEITNEKLLDFFRLDLDTDQEITETALLEFFNLKSYCDIFSSDKSPNSSQDTVIYSPDAHLLDVAMCDFPLEDDMPNHVVNLCETPRKILRSCGQSELEVEVNNQTKSSPIKSPHDISELCDLSFFGLSDFRKPEQPCNIVEKRKKCSLNESVTVTQMVEVLLKPTGMESGNPHTEESLNKPGNVNFIDLTHYDSDDDSFLTSIVSQKSARKKSETAIKKGCSNSPNLLRPIKQKIMNSPSTSKEARQNNSFAFPNKFKDVPGSSKSIQKHVSSDDSLEDFSIDDVKWSSKAKVIQSPLSPAVTSFAERRHVGRRKLEVKEAKKQAKAFLCLEAVVSDEENVVVSEDEEETGPDIYDRSFVHDKTLNCDTQMHAVYLRSIRSPAHRKTLQRRPPVVNVADVYSQYPIQEDNEYVNDSFCVEEDEDVVTEQSQLSQLDLLELQLKEKKRRKKSAKSNSLRAKRKRIKYMPTDDSD
- the Fancm gene encoding DEAD-box ATP-dependent DNA helicase Fancm isoform X1 — protein: MESQTQSLSKDTETDGFDLQAGETWFYPTNYSIRDYQYNIVQEALFKNTLVSLPTGLGKTFIAAVVMYNFYRWYPGGKVIFMAPTRPLVKQQIEACYNIMAIPENVTAQLTGTKPSASRLNIWLNKRVFFITPHILQNDLETVAQLGGQIKCLVFDEAHRARGNHAYCQVVRKLTGNNHKYFRVLALSATPGGSVKDVIEVAQNLLISHLEFRTEESLDVMKYVFQRSLETLVVHLDDKLVEVRDEYLKIVEYYARTLLKYNVIQGNCGSLTKGKIFILMKDFQNKNRGSNSSNYSEIMRCLNICVTLYHALELLIKHGLRNFLSFFDEHIEKPLLRGNTQLRAILENVRNYLGPIPNIEILPDGTYPEIPNNIKFGHPKHYKLREILTAHFSDEGKKDTRVIVFFEYRESVIEAHTLLLQSRPLVKAKIFLGKGSGITQKTQLGVVKAFRDGKCNTLLSTCIGEEGLDVGEVDLIICFDISSKSPIRMVQRMGRTGRKRAGNILVLVTEGREQQTLKDCLMHKNNISTYVLGSVQLKNALHSYSPRLIPNHIEPRCVKMFITVPTEKKETIAEKLAKCSFNSSKITCIEGYKECKFEDRIPETKMKFFSYSAPTKSESPNLIFNKHIDKMRTLQKFNHIGHSVRSQNLADLLYYADSKRFNIPIAAQGAVKARDIRGKLLKQGDIRNMFKSGKSNNTATEIVIGPRPSQLTSRANSQIRKDDTTFLPISCSSDNLFKMLSNYLMADITTNLFRCAICPKNFDCSQFALEPPQQKTSDEFEASISIPSEAVVNKITLDNIEDFIATIDCNFYFGFDKEMVDSDSSTPIESCEVDKPASSNMSYFEAPKSYSNVLSKISHGNCDSQSGAQSVCEESNKAQEITNEKLLDFFRLDLDTDQEITETALLEFFNLKSYCDIFSSDKSPNSSQDTVIYSPDAHLLDVAMCDFPLEDDMPNHVVNLCETPRKILRSCGQSELEVEVNNQTKSSPIKSPHDISELCDLSFFGLSDFRKPEQPCNIVEKRKKCSLNESVTVTQMVEVLLKPTGMESGNPHTEESLNKPGNVNFIDLTHYDSDDDSFLTSIVSQKSARKKSETAIKKGCSNSPNLLRPIKQKIMNSPSTSKEARQNNSFAFPNKFKDVPGSSKSIQKHVSSDDSLEDFSIDDVKWSSKAKVIQSPLSPAVTSFAERRHVGRRKLEVKEAKKQAKAFLCLEAVVSDEENVVVSEDEEETGPDIYDRSFVHDKTLNCDTQMHAVYLRSIRSPAHRKTLQRRPPVVNVADVYSQYPIQEDNEYVNDSFCVEEDEDVVTEQSQLSQLDLLELQLKEKKRRKKSAKSNSLRAKRKRIKYMPTDDSD
- the LOC136342258 gene encoding cytochrome c oxidase subunit 5B, mitochondrial-like isoform X2: MASFCRIVATAARKNVWSPAVRCASSSVKVTFGDPLEHATGLEKREMLAKVAGNSNPFDTKVFKKGPGTRTQPTEIPSAYSARIVGCTCDEEATSISFMWLHMGEPKRCECGHWYKLVHKAPV